The following are from one region of the Aquirufa lenticrescens genome:
- a CDS encoding LytR/AlgR family response regulator transcription factor — translation MNCIVVDDEVMGRKLLEENVKQIPFLNLVGSCSNAFEAMEVLKKEQVDLLFLDIQMPGLLGTSFLSSLAIKPLVIFVTAYANYAVESYNLDAVDYLMKPVSLDRFVLSANKAYHIFVGKNVVEKEPLADFFFVNVEYSLVRISVPTVTHIEGLKDYVKIYVEGEKYPILTKQTMKSVEAKVMPHGFMRVHKSFIVNLQKIESIKQQRIKIGNYEIAVSDSHVGELMERLNASRLS, via the coding sequence ATGAACTGCATTGTCGTGGACGACGAAGTGATGGGCCGTAAATTACTGGAGGAAAATGTGAAGCAAATTCCTTTTTTGAATCTAGTGGGTTCTTGTTCGAATGCGTTCGAGGCGATGGAGGTGCTGAAAAAGGAGCAGGTTGATTTACTTTTCTTAGATATTCAAATGCCTGGCTTGTTAGGTACGTCGTTCTTGTCTTCTTTGGCTATAAAACCTCTCGTGATTTTTGTGACGGCCTATGCAAATTATGCAGTGGAGAGTTATAATCTCGATGCTGTAGATTACTTAATGAAGCCGGTTAGTTTAGATCGTTTCGTGTTGAGTGCGAATAAGGCGTATCATATTTTTGTGGGTAAAAATGTAGTAGAAAAGGAACCTTTAGCCGATTTCTTTTTCGTTAATGTGGAGTATTCGTTAGTTCGTATTTCAGTACCTACTGTAACTCATATAGAAGGATTAAAAGATTACGTAAAGATCTACGTGGAAGGAGAGAAATATCCCATTTTGACTAAGCAGACGATGAAAAGTGTCGAGGCCAAAGTCATGCCGCACGGTTTTATGCGGGTTCATAAATCATTTATTGTAAATCTTCAGAAGATCGAATCGATCAAGCAGCAGCGCATTAAAATAGGGAACTACGAAATTGCAGTGAGTGATTCACATGTAGGAGAATTAATGGAACGACTTAACGCAAGTAGGCTAAGTTAA
- a CDS encoding TonB-dependent receptor: MKKLLLLLFYYTAFAKTDSTKVLEEVKVYVFEQKRSALTTPDAFVRSADLQRYSSTQFVTTLNSMAGIRMEERSPGSYRIAIRGSSLRAPFGVRNTKVYWNQIPFTDAGNNTYISLLEPALFSSLTVTKGPAAGIYGAGTGGALLFESVARGHSLNTETVYHSLGGLNTTIDLSAENHRLFASFNQQEGYRAQSAVKKQWISYEFHHRFTNDLNVDLSAYYVDLAYQTPGGLTKAQFLADPKQARPAAGLFRSAQQQEATFKIKSFGLNARASQVLNNVWAWDLSQAVQVNDVENPTIRNYEIRHEPNYSTRGVLHRKGVINSDLGFEYQNGQMNSSTYGNYYGVQGNLTLTQNTHVQQGSLFLQNEYAGLANWIFTLSGSLSSYWTEYLGNEAIFSPRLAILRKLGKHQSIVAKVAHGYSPPSISELRPSYGEINRDLKAENGWNHELTYRGKYAKFNWDLSIYQFNLDETIVVRRAIDGSDYFTNAGSTTQQGLELSASWLITPRLTLEQSHTWQNFRFANGNFLTGTTPYQQASTLLWKHPSGLSIMQNFQFVDYQFLNDANTEQMGSYRLWNTKISYAKKRWTLWAAVDNLGDEHYSSGPDLNAAGGRFYNPSPGRNFHIGLQLNLAYLR; the protein is encoded by the coding sequence ATGAAGAAATTACTACTCCTCCTTTTTTACTATACAGCTTTTGCAAAAACGGATTCCACTAAAGTATTAGAGGAAGTAAAGGTCTATGTATTTGAACAAAAACGCAGTGCACTTACTACCCCAGATGCCTTTGTTCGCAGTGCAGATCTTCAGCGTTACAGCTCAACACAATTTGTAACCACGCTTAATTCAATGGCAGGTATTCGGATGGAAGAAAGATCTCCAGGCAGTTACCGAATTGCCATAAGAGGTAGCTCACTTAGAGCACCATTTGGCGTTCGAAATACCAAAGTCTACTGGAATCAGATACCTTTCACAGATGCCGGAAATAACACCTATATCTCATTATTAGAACCCGCATTGTTTTCTTCCTTAACGGTCACTAAGGGACCAGCTGCTGGAATTTATGGGGCGGGAACGGGGGGAGCTTTACTATTTGAAAGTGTGGCACGGGGTCATTCATTGAATACTGAGACGGTTTACCATTCCTTGGGCGGATTAAATACGACTATCGATTTATCTGCCGAAAATCACCGACTTTTTGCCTCCTTTAATCAACAGGAGGGATATCGTGCTCAATCTGCCGTAAAAAAACAATGGATTTCGTACGAATTCCACCACCGATTCACGAATGATTTGAATGTTGACTTGAGTGCCTATTATGTAGATTTAGCTTATCAAACCCCAGGAGGCTTAACTAAGGCTCAATTCCTGGCTGATCCAAAGCAAGCAAGACCTGCGGCAGGCCTTTTCAGAAGCGCGCAACAACAAGAGGCGACGTTTAAAATTAAAAGTTTTGGTTTAAATGCGCGGGCTTCACAGGTGTTGAATAACGTATGGGCTTGGGATTTAAGCCAGGCTGTACAAGTGAATGATGTAGAAAATCCGACTATCAGAAACTATGAAATTCGACATGAACCTAATTATTCCACACGGGGGGTACTGCATAGAAAGGGAGTAATCAACAGCGATCTGGGATTTGAATACCAAAATGGACAGATGAATAGCTCCACCTACGGGAATTATTATGGGGTTCAAGGGAACTTGACACTCACCCAAAACACGCATGTCCAGCAAGGAAGCCTCTTCTTACAAAATGAATATGCGGGTTTAGCAAATTGGATTTTTACCCTTTCCGGCAGTTTAAGTAGTTATTGGACGGAGTACCTAGGTAATGAGGCCATCTTCTCGCCACGCCTAGCTATTTTGCGCAAACTAGGCAAGCATCAGAGTATTGTCGCCAAAGTAGCACATGGCTATTCTCCTCCCAGCATTAGTGAATTAAGACCATCATACGGAGAAATTAATCGAGATTTGAAAGCTGAAAATGGCTGGAACCACGAGCTTACTTATCGCGGAAAGTACGCGAAATTCAATTGGGATCTGAGCATTTATCAATTCAACTTAGACGAAACCATTGTTGTTCGCAGAGCTATTGATGGATCAGACTATTTCACGAATGCAGGATCAACAACTCAGCAAGGTTTGGAATTGAGTGCCTCCTGGCTAATTACTCCTAGGCTAACTCTTGAACAATCACATACTTGGCAAAACTTCCGATTTGCCAATGGAAATTTCTTGACTGGAACAACACCCTATCAGCAAGCAAGTACGCTTCTTTGGAAACATCCTTCCGGATTGAGTATCATGCAAAACTTCCAATTCGTGGATTACCAATTCTTAAATGATGCTAATACGGAGCAAATGGGCTCCTACCGCCTTTGGAATACAAAAATAAGTTATGCAAAAAAACGCTGGACACTCTGGGCTGCCGTAGATAATCTAGGTGATGAGCACTATTCCTCAGGTCCAGATCTAAACGCCGCTGGTGGTCGCTTTTACAATCCTTCACCAGGCAGAAACTTTCACATCGGGTTACAGCTTAACTTAGCCTACTTGCGTTAA
- a CDS encoding glycosyltransferase family 2 protein: MPKLSIITITYQAEAYIERTFKSVFEQGCAEEIEYIVVDGASKDRTLAIIEANKSHIQSFISEKDQGIYDAMNKGLNRAKGEYVLFLNAGDTFASSTTLKSILLELAGNPDVLYGEAVFVNNEGQSLGLRSEVTPHRLPAHLSWRNFKNGMLVCHQAFIAKRSIAPLFNLEYRLSSDIDWEIHVLKKSHFVLKSEAPICNYLMGGASVQNLKRSWKERYQVLKSHFGFLPNLINHLVIIARGLIFAFKKQGKYW, from the coding sequence ATGCCCAAGCTTAGTATCATCACCATCACCTACCAGGCTGAGGCCTACATCGAACGCACATTTAAAAGTGTATTCGAACAAGGCTGTGCGGAGGAAATCGAGTATATCGTGGTGGATGGGGCGTCGAAAGACCGGACATTGGCTATAATTGAGGCTAATAAAAGTCATATTCAATCATTCATTTCTGAAAAAGACCAAGGGATTTACGATGCAATGAATAAAGGATTAAATAGGGCCAAAGGTGAATATGTCCTTTTTTTAAATGCCGGGGACACATTTGCTTCTTCAACTACCTTAAAAAGCATCCTACTAGAACTAGCCGGGAATCCCGATGTGCTCTATGGAGAAGCCGTTTTCGTGAATAATGAGGGACAGTCTTTGGGTCTTCGCAGCGAGGTGACGCCTCATCGTTTGCCTGCACATTTAAGCTGGAGAAATTTCAAGAATGGCATGTTAGTTTGTCATCAGGCTTTCATTGCCAAACGCAGTATTGCTCCCTTATTTAATCTGGAATATCGATTAAGTTCTGACATCGATTGGGAGATTCATGTTTTGAAAAAAAGTCATTTTGTTCTGAAATCCGAAGCGCCTATTTGCAACTACTTGATGGGCGGGGCATCGGTCCAAAATCTTAAAAGATCTTGGAAGGAAAGATACCAAGTGTTAAAATCACATTTTGGCTTTTTACCAAATTTAATCAACCACTTGGTAATCATAGCCAGAGGATTGATTTTTGCCTTTAAAAAACAGGGTAAGTATTGGTAA
- a CDS encoding glycosyltransferase: MSFKKLHIVLLSYHDSNGGAGIAAGRLKVALEKEGHRVDFIVREKGNTSNALKFGNGLISWLKFIAERLFFLRFEKDKSIRFLFNPGVFGSDISKHPLIQQADIVHLHWVNFGFLSVSDIASLTRLNKPVFWTLHDMWAFTGGCHHSSACEHFQQSCGDCKFLINPNPNDLSHRMWEAKKTGFASKNLHIITCSDWLGNRAKQSSILGGHSIKTIPNAIDTEFFSPNATGLGLDPNKKYVLFVAMRVNAPAKGFHLLKEALPYLDSSTTELLIVGGEMAEELPLKAHNFGQVSDPARMRDIYAAADVFVTPSLEENLPNTIMEAMACGTACVGFEVGGIPEMIEHEVTGYVAQAFDPKELAKGINWCLESTSSGLKSRERALQLYNQTTVAQQHLAYYAQA; encoded by the coding sequence ATGTCTTTTAAAAAGCTACATATCGTCCTCCTCTCCTACCACGACAGCAATGGCGGGGCTGGGATTGCGGCGGGCAGATTAAAAGTGGCTTTGGAAAAAGAGGGGCATCGAGTGGACTTTATCGTCAGAGAAAAAGGGAATACATCCAATGCCTTAAAATTCGGCAATGGTCTGATTTCTTGGTTGAAATTCATTGCAGAGCGCTTGTTCTTTTTGCGTTTCGAGAAAGACAAATCAATTCGATTCTTATTTAACCCTGGTGTGTTTGGGAGTGATATTTCGAAACATCCGCTGATTCAACAAGCAGATATCGTGCATTTGCATTGGGTGAATTTTGGTTTTTTATCTGTTAGCGATATCGCGTCGTTGACTCGATTGAACAAACCTGTTTTCTGGACCTTGCACGATATGTGGGCCTTTACAGGTGGTTGTCATCACAGCAGTGCATGCGAACATTTTCAGCAGAGCTGTGGGGATTGCAAATTCTTAATAAATCCGAATCCAAATGATCTTTCGCATAGAATGTGGGAGGCGAAGAAAACAGGGTTTGCTTCGAAAAACCTGCACATTATAACCTGTAGTGATTGGCTAGGAAATAGGGCGAAACAAAGTAGCATTTTGGGAGGTCACTCTATTAAAACAATCCCGAACGCGATTGATACGGAATTCTTTTCGCCAAACGCTACTGGATTAGGATTAGATCCGAACAAGAAATATGTTCTTTTCGTTGCCATGCGTGTTAATGCACCGGCTAAAGGGTTTCATCTATTGAAAGAGGCCTTACCGTATTTGGATTCTTCTACCACTGAACTTCTAATTGTGGGTGGAGAGATGGCGGAAGAATTACCTTTGAAAGCGCATAATTTCGGGCAGGTTTCAGACCCAGCTCGAATGCGCGATATTTATGCCGCTGCAGATGTGTTTGTCACGCCTTCTTTGGAAGAAAATCTACCCAATACGATCATGGAAGCCATGGCTTGTGGCACGGCCTGCGTCGGATTCGAAGTGGGGGGAATTCCAGAAATGATTGAACATGAAGTGACGGGGTATGTCGCTCAGGCATTTGACCCAAAAGAGTTGGCAAAAGGAATAAACTGGTGCCTAGAATCTACTTCCTCAGGATTGAAATCCAGAGAACGCGCCTTACAATTATACAATCAAACCACCGTTGCCCAGCAACACCTCGCCTATTATGCCCAAGCTTAG
- the wecB gene encoding non-hydrolyzing UDP-N-acetylglucosamine 2-epimerase, producing MKVIQVVGARPNFMKVAPLHRAIQKLTGWTSKIVHTGQHFDAKMSDVFFTQLELPTPDFFLGIGGGSHTEVTAKIMVAFEKIVAAEKPDLIIVVGDVTSTLACTLVAIKMGIKVAHVEAGLRSFDRTMPEELNRILTDSVADYLFVTEESGLQHLKNEGVADERVFFSGNVMIDSLVRYQEKAKTTTILEDLGVSKGDYIVMTMHRPANVDTKEGLESILELIELSSKDTKIIFPIHPRTRAHMEKFGLAERLDRAQNLIMTEPLGYLEFIQLMSNATAILTDSGGIQEETTYLEVPCLTFRDSTERPITVTLGTNQLLSDLDPKKTYAALQEILAGKVKKGSIPPLWDGKAAERIAAQLAEIFA from the coding sequence ATGAAAGTAATTCAAGTCGTAGGCGCTCGCCCTAATTTCATGAAAGTGGCACCGTTACATCGTGCGATCCAAAAGTTAACCGGATGGACATCGAAGATCGTTCATACGGGTCAGCATTTTGACGCGAAAATGAGTGATGTATTTTTTACGCAACTGGAATTACCGACACCTGATTTCTTCCTAGGAATTGGTGGTGGAAGCCACACGGAAGTGACGGCGAAGATTATGGTAGCCTTTGAGAAAATCGTAGCAGCTGAAAAACCAGACTTGATTATTGTGGTGGGGGATGTTACATCGACTTTGGCCTGTACCCTAGTTGCCATCAAAATGGGGATAAAAGTGGCTCACGTTGAGGCAGGGTTACGCAGCTTTGATCGCACCATGCCAGAAGAATTAAATCGTATCTTAACGGATAGTGTGGCAGATTATTTGTTTGTGACAGAGGAAAGCGGATTGCAACACTTGAAAAATGAAGGTGTAGCAGATGAGCGTGTTTTCTTCTCTGGCAATGTGATGATTGACTCGCTGGTGCGCTACCAAGAGAAAGCGAAAACAACAACCATCTTAGAGGACCTTGGAGTCTCTAAAGGCGATTATATCGTCATGACCATGCACCGCCCAGCGAATGTGGACACAAAAGAGGGGCTTGAATCCATTCTAGAATTAATCGAATTAAGCAGTAAGGATACGAAAATCATCTTCCCTATCCACCCGAGAACGCGGGCGCACATGGAGAAATTTGGCTTAGCGGAGCGATTAGATCGGGCACAAAACTTGATTATGACCGAACCTTTGGGCTATTTAGAATTCATTCAATTGATGTCAAATGCGACCGCGATCTTAACGGATTCAGGCGGAATTCAAGAGGAAACGACCTATTTAGAAGTCCCTTGTTTAACCTTCCGTGATTCGACGGAACGTCCAATCACGGTGACTTTAGGTACGAATCAATTATTATCTGATTTAGATCCGAAGAAAACCTATGCTGCCTTGCAAGAGATATTGGCGGGCAAGGTAAAGAAAGGAAGTATTCCTCCGCTTTGGGATGGTAAGGCAGCCGAAAGAATCGCGGCACAACTAGCTGAAATTTTTGCTTAA
- a CDS encoding glycosyltransferase family 4 protein: MKIMSLAGGLPHYYNLVLNKLQRDYGVEVCVVVPTEKGATLGAGVYTSDKGIEFKVFRREEYTTYYGKKFFRGLEELILAEKPDVLMVNWPYQASFVFYPGWYRFLRKHKVALISKEIPFQVPHYNNAISYYLQGGGVTENNQAHQSNPSLLARLKFFIVRETRKRFSNLVDAHINYLDEAVALHGSYGVPAEKVFITANSPDTDALLATANELKDVAANSFRLLHIGRLVKWKQVDLLIEAAIALRAKYPQTELSIVGDGPEMEALKAQASGHDFIQFHGGIYDPKELGKITCESGIYVLAGMGGLSINEAMCFSKPVICSVADGTEKRLVREGYNGHYFESGSLESLQEVIEKLFSNPAMITKMGQRSREIIEKEINIHSVLGNYMEAFRGAMSRSDER, from the coding sequence ATGAAAATAATGTCCCTGGCCGGTGGCCTGCCTCACTATTATAACCTAGTCCTAAACAAATTGCAACGCGATTATGGGGTGGAGGTTTGCGTGGTGGTGCCCACAGAAAAAGGGGCTACACTGGGCGCTGGGGTGTATACATCGGACAAAGGCATCGAATTCAAGGTCTTCCGTCGCGAGGAATACACGACCTATTATGGAAAGAAGTTTTTCCGCGGGTTGGAGGAATTGATATTGGCAGAAAAACCAGACGTCTTAATGGTCAACTGGCCCTACCAGGCCTCTTTCGTCTTTTATCCGGGCTGGTACCGTTTCCTGCGCAAGCACAAAGTGGCGCTTATTTCCAAAGAAATCCCCTTCCAAGTTCCCCATTATAACAATGCCATCTCCTATTATTTACAAGGTGGTGGGGTAACCGAAAACAACCAAGCGCACCAGTCGAATCCCTCTCTTTTGGCCCGATTAAAATTCTTCATCGTGCGCGAAACAAGAAAGCGTTTCTCTAATCTGGTAGACGCCCACATTAATTATTTAGATGAGGCCGTTGCTTTACACGGAAGCTATGGCGTTCCGGCGGAGAAGGTATTTATCACGGCGAATTCCCCAGACACCGATGCGCTATTAGCCACGGCTAACGAACTAAAAGACGTTGCCGCTAATTCATTCCGACTCTTGCATATCGGACGACTGGTCAAATGGAAGCAGGTCGATTTATTGATCGAAGCGGCCATTGCATTACGAGCGAAATACCCGCAGACCGAATTAAGTATTGTAGGTGACGGGCCGGAGATGGAAGCTTTAAAAGCGCAGGCTTCAGGACACGATTTCATCCAGTTTCACGGAGGTATTTATGACCCCAAAGAACTAGGCAAAATCACCTGCGAATCGGGCATCTATGTTTTAGCTGGCATGGGCGGATTGTCCATTAACGAGGCGATGTGTTTCTCCAAACCCGTCATATGTTCCGTGGCAGATGGTACCGAAAAACGATTAGTACGGGAAGGATATAATGGACATTACTTTGAATCGGGTTCTTTGGAAAGTTTGCAAGAGGTAATTGAAAAGCTATTTTCAAATCCAGCGATGATTACGAAGATGGGCCAGCGCTCGAGAGAGATTATTGAGAAAGAGATTAACATACATTCAGTGCTGGGGAATTATATGGAGGCGTTTAGGGGTGCGATGTCGCGAAGCGACGAGCGCTAG
- a CDS encoding lipopolysaccharide biosynthesis protein, giving the protein MGIVIRQSLKGSIVTYLGTAIGTFNVIFLYNKFLSQEQVGLIAGALVSIPLIFASFTQLGIPHIAVRFFPHFDDPANGHKGFFTFLLIAPLFGLSLFTLGYLALKPLFFEAYGTNSPLLPQYFYYIIPLTASYLYMSVLEAYARVHLRIVVPAIIRELYLRVSNGVLVIAFAMGYLTFNQLILAITLSYVVAVAGLLAYIKQLKRFYTKVDFSFLRTPVFKEMLSYGGWVILAGASFTLIQHIEKIMLPAYMGGLSTTAIFDINSRMAIMISIPRNVIAAIAAPILAQAWNRNDRENIQDIYQKSSLNLLLIGCVLFLLIWCNLDFIYTIIPRHEIYEAGRWVVLMVGLSKIIDMGTGLNSEVLINSKYYRYDLIFYIILAVGLVVGNLILIPIYSYNGAALASLLALAGYNVLKFGFIWWKLDLQPFDVRSLGILIVSVLIYLFVSQIPVIEGSPLIAWLLNVGIRSAAIGGLFILAVTKFKLSPDISELVTNWFKK; this is encoded by the coding sequence ATGGGGATCGTCATTCGACAAAGTTTAAAGGGTTCAATCGTTACCTATTTAGGTACGGCGATTGGGACTTTTAACGTGATCTTCCTCTACAATAAGTTTCTTTCGCAGGAGCAGGTGGGCTTAATTGCCGGGGCTTTGGTCAGCATTCCCCTTATTTTTGCCTCTTTTACGCAGCTAGGAATTCCACATATCGCGGTGCGTTTTTTTCCGCATTTCGATGATCCGGCGAATGGCCATAAGGGTTTCTTTACTTTTTTATTAATTGCTCCTTTATTTGGCCTTAGCCTATTTACATTAGGGTATCTAGCCTTAAAACCGCTTTTTTTTGAGGCTTATGGCACAAATTCACCCTTATTACCCCAGTATTTCTATTACATTATTCCGCTGACGGCCAGTTACCTCTATATGAGTGTGCTGGAAGCCTATGCACGTGTTCATTTACGTATTGTGGTACCGGCGATAATCCGAGAATTGTATTTGCGGGTTTCGAATGGGGTTTTAGTGATTGCGTTTGCCATGGGTTATTTGACATTCAATCAGTTAATTTTAGCGATTACGCTTTCTTATGTGGTGGCGGTTGCGGGTTTATTAGCCTACATTAAGCAGCTGAAACGCTTTTATACGAAGGTCGATTTTTCGTTTTTACGCACCCCCGTTTTCAAGGAAATGCTATCGTATGGCGGCTGGGTGATATTAGCGGGGGCGAGTTTTACGCTCATTCAGCACATCGAAAAGATCATGTTGCCAGCCTATATGGGCGGTTTGAGTACGACGGCGATTTTTGACATTAATTCCCGGATGGCGATTATGATTTCGATCCCTCGTAATGTGATTGCGGCGATTGCGGCACCTATTTTAGCGCAGGCTTGGAACCGAAATGACCGCGAAAACATTCAGGACATTTACCAAAAATCGTCCTTGAATCTCCTCCTCATCGGCTGCGTTTTATTCCTGTTGATCTGGTGTAATTTGGACTTCATCTATACCATTATTCCTCGCCACGAAATCTATGAGGCAGGACGCTGGGTAGTTCTAATGGTGGGCTTAAGCAAGATCATCGATATGGGAACGGGCCTGAATTCAGAGGTATTGATTAACTCCAAATACTACCGCTACGACCTCATTTTCTACATCATTCTCGCGGTGGGTTTAGTCGTTGGTAATTTAATTCTGATTCCTATTTATTCTTATAATGGGGCAGCCTTAGCATCACTATTGGCTTTGGCGGGCTATAATGTTTTGAAATTTGGCTTTATCTGGTGGAAACTAGACTTGCAACCGTTTGATGTTAGATCCCTGGGAATTCTGATCGTTAGTGTGTTAATCTACCTTTTTGTTTCCCAAATCCCGGTCATCGAAGGCAGCCCTTTGATTGCTTGGCTACTAAATGTAGGAATTCGAAGTGCCGCGATAGGTGGATTATTTATCCTAGCTGTCACGAAATTTAAGCTATCTCCTGACATCAGCGAGCTAGTTACTAATTGGTTTAAGAAATGA
- a CDS encoding glycosyltransferase, with protein MRLIIARSNFFSYSETFIEEQINQLEPIHVLYEGWQPSRLKAVGSIYPFPFSLLAVRGVLRRAVPALYQKIYTHYLRRFLRVHKVDAFLANYGPLGTNIYEACLAEGIPYSVVFLGFDAAEKKTLATYGARYALSLPKAKAIICVAESMRANLEEIAGPLPNLHVIPCGVDTSRFTPGMTKDGFNVISVARFAEKKGSLKSIQAFEMLLRDFPNAQLRMVGDGPLWEEAKAYVSTHGLSDHIHFLGAMGQSDYLPLLQESNVFIQHSVLTPSGDSEGTPVAILEASACGLAICSTRHAGIPDAVIEGKTGLLVDEHDVEGMASALKELASDIALTRAFGVAARKHMEEAYDVVKLSAKIKGLLV; from the coding sequence ATGCGTTTAATCATTGCCCGCTCTAATTTCTTTTCGTACTCCGAGACCTTTATCGAAGAGCAGATTAATCAATTAGAACCCATTCACGTTCTATACGAGGGCTGGCAACCGAGCCGATTAAAGGCGGTCGGATCTATCTATCCTTTTCCCTTTTCTTTACTTGCTGTTAGAGGTGTTTTAAGGCGTGCGGTGCCCGCTCTCTATCAAAAGATTTATACTCATTACCTTAGACGCTTTTTACGCGTCCATAAAGTAGACGCCTTCTTAGCGAATTACGGTCCGTTGGGGACGAATATCTACGAAGCTTGTTTGGCAGAAGGTATTCCTTATTCCGTCGTCTTTTTAGGCTTCGATGCAGCAGAGAAAAAGACTTTAGCGACTTATGGTGCCCGTTATGCACTCAGTTTACCTAAGGCGAAAGCCATCATTTGTGTGGCCGAGTCCATGCGAGCGAATTTGGAAGAAATCGCGGGTCCTTTACCTAATTTACATGTCATTCCTTGTGGAGTTGATACCTCGAGATTTACTCCAGGCATGACCAAAGACGGATTCAACGTCATTTCAGTAGCCCGTTTTGCAGAAAAAAAAGGATCCTTGAAAAGCATTCAAGCCTTTGAAATGTTGTTGCGCGATTTCCCCAATGCTCAATTACGGATGGTGGGCGATGGACCTCTTTGGGAAGAAGCGAAAGCGTATGTTTCTACGCACGGTCTTTCTGATCATATTCATTTCTTAGGGGCAATGGGTCAATCGGATTACTTGCCTTTATTGCAGGAATCGAACGTATTCATTCAACATTCGGTCTTAACACCAAGTGGAGATTCCGAGGGAACTCCAGTGGCCATTTTAGAAGCTTCGGCTTGCGGATTAGCCATTTGTTCTACGAGACACGCCGGTATTCCAGACGCGGTCATCGAGGGGAAAACAGGATTGTTGGTGGATGAACACGATGTGGAAGGGATGGCTTCTGCTTTAAAGGAGTTAGCTTCTGATATTGCGTTGACGCGTGCCTTTGGTGTCGCTGCACGCAAACACATGGAGGAGGCTTATGACGTGGTAAAGCTATCCGCGAAAATCAAAGGTCTTCTCGTATAA